One part of the Parabacteroides distasonis ATCC 8503 genome encodes these proteins:
- a CDS encoding DUF5063 domain-containing protein: MEKEENPIYERNTLEFVTVALEYCTFVEAAGNTGLFDFVDKATKLLPLLYLKASLLPEVESEEETELELSVSEDMYESVRSRIAGLLGERDSYLETFHADMRYSDTPIAAFISENLADVYQDTGNFVSLFRQGNEEVMQEAIALCRTNFQEYWGQQLLNALKALHAVRYSGDEDLEKNEEEE, encoded by the coding sequence ATGGAAAAAGAAGAAAATCCGATATACGAGCGCAACACGCTAGAATTTGTTACGGTAGCACTGGAATATTGTACCTTTGTTGAGGCCGCCGGAAATACCGGGCTTTTCGACTTCGTAGATAAGGCGACAAAACTTTTGCCTCTTTTATATTTAAAGGCCAGCCTGTTGCCCGAAGTGGAATCTGAAGAGGAAACCGAGCTTGAGCTTTCCGTTTCAGAAGACATGTACGAGTCGGTTCGTTCACGGATAGCCGGTTTGCTTGGCGAACGAGATTCCTATCTGGAAACATTTCATGCGGATATGCGGTATAGCGATACTCCTATCGCAGCGTTTATTTCCGAGAATTTGGCAGATGTCTATCAAGATACAGGAAATTTCGTATCTTTATTCCGTCAAGGAAACGAGGAAGTTATGCAAGAGGCTATCGCTTTGTGCCGCACGAACTTCCAAGAATACTGGGGACAGCAATTATTGAATGCCTTGAAAGCGTTGCACGCTGTGCGTTACAGTGGTGATGAGGATTTGGAAAAGAATGAAGAGGAAGAATGA
- a CDS encoding 4Fe-4S binding protein, with translation MLRKIRLTLAVIIFTMTTLLFLDFTGVTHCWLGWIAKMQFLPALLAVNVGVVSVLLVLTLLFGRVYCSVICPLGVFQDVVSWIAGKRKKNRFSYSPAVSWLRYGMLGIFIIAFLAGIGSLVALLDPYGAYGRIASNLFAPLYQWGNNLLAYWAERADSYVFYSVDMWIKSVATFGVALVTFVVLFLLAWRNGRTYCNTICPVGTVLGFVARFSFLRPVIDVEKCNGCGLCARNCKAACIDSKNHSIDYSRCVTCLDCIDKCKRGALTYVPRKRKTESEREADRPEENTRRNFLTFTGLLATSVLKAQSGVNADGGLADIADKLTPDRMTPIVPPGALSLRNFTGHCTACQLCVSVCSNQVLRPSTDLKKFMQPEMSYERGYCRPECTKCSEVCPTGAIQLITKADKSATQIGHAVWIKENCVVNTDEVNCGNCERHCPTKAIQMVAKDPNDPKSLKVPVIDTELCIGCGACEYYCPSRPLSAIYVEGHERHRTV, from the coding sequence ATGTTACGTAAAATTAGATTAACACTCGCTGTCATTATCTTTACTATGACCACTCTTTTGTTCCTTGACTTTACGGGGGTAACGCATTGCTGGTTGGGATGGATAGCAAAAATGCAATTCCTGCCGGCCTTATTGGCGGTGAATGTTGGGGTTGTATCGGTATTATTGGTATTAACCTTACTCTTTGGACGTGTCTATTGTTCGGTTATTTGTCCGTTAGGCGTATTTCAAGATGTTGTTTCTTGGATAGCCGGAAAACGCAAAAAGAATCGTTTCTCTTATTCCCCGGCAGTCTCATGGTTACGTTATGGAATGTTAGGAATTTTTATTATCGCTTTTTTAGCGGGTATCGGTTCTCTGGTGGCTCTATTAGATCCGTATGGAGCCTATGGACGAATAGCCTCGAATCTTTTTGCTCCTTTATATCAATGGGGAAATAATCTCTTGGCTTATTGGGCGGAGCGTGCGGATAGTTATGTCTTTTATTCTGTAGATATGTGGATAAAAAGTGTGGCTACGTTTGGGGTAGCGCTCGTTACGTTTGTGGTTCTTTTCCTATTGGCTTGGCGTAATGGACGTACGTATTGTAATACGATCTGTCCGGTGGGTACGGTCTTGGGATTTGTCGCCCGTTTTTCTTTTTTAAGACCGGTGATCGATGTAGAGAAATGCAACGGATGTGGCTTATGTGCCCGTAATTGCAAGGCTGCCTGTATAGATTCGAAAAATCATTCGATTGATTATAGTCGTTGCGTTACTTGCTTGGACTGCATCGATAAATGTAAAAGAGGAGCTTTGACATATGTGCCTCGTAAACGAAAAACAGAATCGGAGAGAGAGGCTGATCGACCTGAAGAAAACACCCGCCGTAATTTCTTAACCTTTACGGGATTGCTGGCGACATCGGTATTGAAAGCCCAGTCGGGGGTAAATGCGGATGGAGGGTTGGCGGATATTGCGGATAAGTTAACCCCGGATCGTATGACCCCGATAGTTCCGCCCGGGGCTTTGAGTTTACGAAACTTCACCGGACATTGTACGGCTTGTCAACTCTGTGTCTCGGTATGTTCGAATCAAGTTTTGCGTCCTTCTACAGATCTAAAGAAGTTTATGCAACCGGAAATGTCGTATGAGCGAGGATATTGTCGTCCGGAATGTACGAAATGCTCCGAGGTTTGTCCGACCGGTGCGATCCAATTGATTACGAAAGCGGACAAATCCGCCACGCAGATTGGACATGCGGTATGGATCAAGGAAAATTGTGTGGTGAATACCGATGAGGTAAATTGTGGCAACTGTGAGCGGCATTGTCCGACGAAAGCTATTCAGATGGTGGCGAAAGACCCCAATGATCCTAAATCATTGAAAGTACCGGTTATCGATACGGAACTTTGTATCGGTTGTGGCGCATGTGAATATTATTGTCCGTCTCGTCCGTTAAGCGCAATCTATGTTGAGGGACATGAGAGACATCGTACGGTTTAA
- a CDS encoding aldo/keto reductase, producing MSNNNIDRRNFLKVLSTGTAAASTGLLYGCGGDPKRQGVSQTGSYLGEVPTDKMTYRTNPHTGDKVSLLGYGCMRWPLRQKADGSGEEIDQEAVNALVDYAIAHGVNYFDVAPVYVRGLSEQATGLALSRHSRDKYFIATKLSTHRPVPEWRTLEGSKGLFEQSLKNLRVDYIDYYLIHGVGLGGMDDLRKRLYDNGVLDFLLKERKAGRIRNLGWSFHGDVKVFDYLLSLDIPWDFVQIQLNYVDWKNASGWNVNAEYLYGELEKRNIPVVIMEPLLGGRLSRLNALSLAKLKQMRPDDSPASWAFRYAGSPKGVLTVLSGMVYMEHLQENIRTFSPLEPITEQENKALEEVTERMLHSDFVPCTECQYCMPCPYGLDIPGTFAHYNRCVNDELVAKSSQDANYREARRAFLVGYDRKVPKLRQAGHCIGCDKCVPKCPQGIKIPEQMRKIDQYVEQLKQETL from the coding sequence ATGAGTAATAATAATATAGATCGCAGGAATTTCTTAAAAGTATTGAGCACCGGTACGGCCGCTGCCTCGACAGGGCTTTTATATGGATGTGGTGGAGATCCTAAGCGGCAAGGTGTGTCGCAGACCGGAAGCTATTTGGGTGAAGTCCCGACAGATAAGATGACATACCGGACGAATCCGCATACGGGCGATAAGGTCTCCTTGTTAGGATATGGATGTATGCGCTGGCCGTTGCGTCAGAAAGCGGATGGATCGGGGGAAGAGATCGATCAAGAAGCGGTGAATGCATTGGTGGATTATGCGATTGCTCATGGCGTGAACTACTTTGATGTGGCACCGGTTTACGTGCGCGGTCTTTCCGAACAGGCAACAGGGCTAGCTCTTAGTCGCCATTCCCGGGATAAATATTTTATCGCCACGAAGCTTTCAACCCATCGTCCTGTACCGGAATGGCGTACTCTTGAGGGCTCCAAGGGCTTGTTCGAACAGTCGCTAAAGAATCTGCGAGTGGATTATATCGATTATTATCTGATTCATGGTGTAGGTCTGGGGGGCATGGACGATTTGAGGAAGCGCCTTTACGATAACGGTGTCTTGGATTTCTTGTTAAAGGAGCGGAAAGCCGGTCGTATCCGCAATTTGGGCTGGTCGTTTCATGGAGACGTCAAGGTCTTCGATTATTTGTTATCCTTGGATATCCCTTGGGACTTCGTTCAGATCCAGTTGAATTACGTGGATTGGAAAAATGCTTCTGGTTGGAACGTGAATGCGGAGTATTTGTATGGGGAATTGGAGAAGCGTAATATTCCCGTCGTTATCATGGAGCCTCTTTTAGGCGGGCGTTTATCTCGGCTGAATGCCCTTTCGTTGGCTAAATTGAAACAGATGCGTCCGGATGACAGCCCGGCCTCGTGGGCTTTTCGGTATGCGGGCTCTCCAAAAGGAGTACTGACCGTGCTGAGTGGTATGGTGTATATGGAGCATTTACAAGAGAACATCCGAACCTTCTCGCCTTTGGAACCGATTACGGAACAAGAAAATAAGGCTTTGGAAGAGGTGACGGAGAGGATGCTACATTCGGATTTCGTACCTTGTACGGAATGTCAGTATTGTATGCCTTGTCCGTATGGCTTGGATATTCCGGGAACGTTCGCTCATTATAACCGTTGCGTAAATGACGAGCTGGTTGCGAAGAGTTCACAGGATGCGAATTATCGGGAGGCTCGCCGGGCGTTCTTAGTCGGTTATGATCGTAAGGTTCCTAAACTTCGTCAAGCCGGACACTGTATAGGATGCGATAAATGCGTACCGAAATGTCCGCAAGGCATTAAGATACCGGAGCAAATGCGAAAGATCGATCAATACGTGGAGCAATTGAAGCAAGAGACTTTATAG
- a CDS encoding aldo/keto reductase produces MSSCGKNENPQEMNRRKFLKVFGGGAVASSAALYGCAPKNEPGAAVALGEVPTDKMTYRQHPTNGDKVSILGYGCMRWPLKQGSDGKDQIDQEAVNRLVDYAIEHGVNYFDTSPVYVQGMSEKATGIALARHPRNSYYLATKLSNFQNYTRENSLAMYRQSFRDLQTDYLDYYLLHSIGGGNGIELFNDRYINNGMLDFLVKEREAGRIRNLGWSFHGDVKVFDYVLDMGVKWDFVQIQLNYLDWKHASGRNVNADYLYGELEKRGIPAVIMEPLLGGRLSNVPDHIVARLKQQRPENSVASWAFRFAGSPDGVLTVLSGMTYMEHLQDNIRTYSPLIPVTDEEKDFLEETAQLMMKYPTIPCNDCKYCMPCPYALDIPGILLHYNKCVNEGNVPKSAQDENYAKARRAFLVGYDRSVPKLRQANHCTGCEQCNPHCPQGIDIPKEMQRIDKFVEELKVNG; encoded by the coding sequence ATGAGTTCATGTGGAAAGAATGAGAACCCTCAAGAGATGAATCGCCGTAAATTCTTGAAGGTATTTGGGGGTGGGGCTGTCGCCTCTTCGGCGGCGCTTTACGGTTGCGCTCCCAAGAATGAGCCGGGGGCGGCTGTGGCGTTAGGTGAGGTTCCTACCGATAAAATGACCTATCGCCAACATCCTACGAATGGCGATAAGGTTTCTATTTTAGGATATGGTTGTATGCGTTGGCCCTTGAAACAAGGATCGGACGGTAAAGACCAGATTGATCAAGAAGCCGTGAATCGTTTAGTGGATTATGCGATAGAGCATGGGGTGAATTACTTTGATACTTCTCCTGTTTATGTACAAGGTATGTCCGAGAAAGCGACCGGTATCGCATTGGCACGCCATCCTAGGAACTCCTATTATTTGGCCACTAAACTGTCAAACTTCCAGAACTATACGAGAGAAAACTCGTTGGCGATGTATCGGCAGTCGTTCCGTGATTTGCAAACCGATTATCTGGATTATTATTTGCTTCACTCTATCGGTGGGGGGAATGGTATCGAGCTTTTCAATGACCGCTATATAAATAATGGAATGCTTGATTTCTTGGTGAAAGAACGGGAAGCGGGACGTATCCGTAACCTAGGTTGGTCTTTTCATGGGGATGTAAAAGTGTTTGATTATGTGTTGGATATGGGCGTGAAATGGGATTTCGTTCAGATACAGCTGAATTATCTGGACTGGAAACATGCCTCGGGGCGTAACGTAAACGCTGATTATCTGTATGGCGAATTAGAGAAGCGAGGTATTCCGGCGGTTATCATGGAACCGCTATTAGGAGGTCGCTTATCGAATGTTCCGGATCATATCGTTGCTCGTTTGAAACAGCAACGGCCTGAGAATAGCGTGGCTTCATGGGCTTTTCGTTTCGCCGGCTCTCCGGATGGGGTCTTGACGGTGCTAAGCGGCATGACTTATATGGAGCATTTGCAAGATAATATCCGTACCTATTCCCCGCTTATCCCGGTAACGGACGAGGAGAAAGACTTTTTGGAAGAGACGGCCCAGCTTATGATGAAATATCCGACAATACCTTGCAATGATTGCAAATATTGTATGCCTTGTCCATATGCGTTGGATATTCCGGGTATTCTCTTACATTATAATAAATGTGTGAACGAAGGAAATGTTCCGAAAAGCGCACAAGACGAAAATTACGCGAAAGCTCGTCGTGCCTTCTTAGTCGGTTATGACCGGAGTGTCCCAAAGTTGCGTCAAGCGAACCATTGTACAGGGTGTGAGCAATGTAATCCTCATTGTCCGCAGGGTATCGATATCCCCAAAGAGATGCAGCGTATCGATAAATTCGTGGAAGAGTTGAAAGTGAATGGTTAA
- a CDS encoding 4Fe-4S binding protein, producing the protein MLRKIRIFAATFCFVLITLLFLDFTGTIHAWFGWLAKIQFWPALLALNVGVVVGLVILTLLLGRVYCSVICPLGVLQDIISWFASKRKKYRFSYSPALKWVRYAALVVFIVACIAGIGSLVALISPYSAYGRIASNLFAPIYQEGNNLLAYFAERMDSYAFYPVDVWVRSLATMGIAILSFVILAILAWRNGRTYCNTICPVGTVLGFLSKYALLKPRIDTDKCNGCGLCARKCKASCIDSKNHAIDYSRCVTCMDCLDNCRQGAISYTRAHKADKATSVKESSTKDTTDVSRRRALSATALVAMSSVLHAQQKKLEDYVEMKKDGGFAPIKERKEPNRLAPLVPPGALSIGNLAQHCTGCQLCVSVCENHVLRPSTDLMKLMQPEMAFDRGYCRPECVKCSEVCPTGAIKPITKEDKSAIQIGHAVWVKDLCIVNTDGMSCGNCERHCPTKSIQMVAKDPADPKSLKIPVINTETCIGCGACEYLCPSRPYSAIYVEGHEMHRSI; encoded by the coding sequence ATGTTACGAAAAATAAGAATATTCGCCGCCACCTTTTGCTTTGTGCTGATAACACTGTTATTTCTTGATTTCACGGGTACGATTCACGCTTGGTTCGGATGGTTGGCAAAGATACAGTTTTGGCCTGCGTTGTTGGCTTTGAATGTCGGTGTTGTGGTAGGGTTGGTAATCTTAACTCTTTTATTGGGGCGTGTGTATTGCTCCGTTATCTGCCCTTTAGGGGTATTGCAAGACATCATTTCGTGGTTTGCTAGTAAACGCAAGAAATACCGCTTTTCCTATTCTCCCGCGTTGAAGTGGGTACGTTATGCTGCCTTGGTTGTTTTTATAGTGGCTTGTATCGCTGGTATCGGTTCCTTGGTAGCGTTGATTTCGCCTTATAGCGCTTATGGGCGTATCGCTTCTAATTTATTTGCGCCAATCTATCAAGAGGGCAACAATCTATTGGCCTATTTCGCAGAACGTATGGATAGTTACGCATTCTATCCGGTGGACGTATGGGTGCGTAGCCTGGCTACGATGGGAATCGCTATTCTGAGCTTTGTCATATTGGCGATTTTAGCTTGGAGAAATGGACGTACATATTGTAATACGATCTGTCCGGTAGGTACGGTTCTCGGTTTTTTGTCGAAGTATGCTTTACTTAAACCTCGCATTGATACCGATAAATGTAATGGTTGCGGATTATGCGCACGTAAATGCAAGGCTTCTTGCATCGACTCTAAGAATCATGCGATCGATTATAGCCGTTGCGTGACTTGTATGGACTGTTTGGATAATTGCCGTCAAGGCGCGATTTCGTATACGAGGGCACACAAGGCTGATAAAGCTACTTCGGTAAAAGAATCCTCAACGAAGGACACTACGGATGTTTCCCGCCGTCGAGCCTTGTCAGCTACGGCATTGGTAGCCATGTCTTCTGTTTTGCATGCTCAGCAGAAAAAGCTGGAGGATTATGTGGAGATGAAGAAAGACGGAGGCTTTGCGCCGATTAAAGAACGTAAAGAGCCGAATCGTTTGGCACCATTGGTTCCTCCCGGAGCCTTGAGTATTGGGAATCTGGCCCAACATTGCACGGGGTGCCAGCTTTGTGTATCTGTCTGCGAGAATCATGTCTTGCGTCCGTCTACGGATCTGATGAAACTGATGCAGCCGGAGATGGCTTTCGATAGAGGGTATTGCCGTCCGGAATGTGTGAAATGTTCGGAGGTTTGCCCGACGGGAGCGATCAAACCGATTACGAAAGAAGACAAATCTGCTATACAGATCGGTCATGCCGTATGGGTAAAAGATCTTTGTATTGTCAATACGGACGGTATGAGTTGTGGTAATTGTGAACGCCATTGCCCGACAAAATCGATCCAGATGGTGGCGAAAGATCCTGCAGATCCGAAGTCGTTAAAGATCCCGGTGATCAATACGGAAACTTGTATTGGTTGTGGTGCTTGCGAGTACCTTTGTCCATCTCGTCCTTATAGTGCGATCTATGTAGAAGGACATGAGATGCACAGATCTATTTAA
- a CDS encoding FtsK/SpoIIIE family DNA translocase: MAKKTTTKQNHTEPSWFAALKTFFTNERTRFITGLIISILTIYVGLALISFFFTGAADQSKIENVPLGDLLTNRGSVENWTGVRGAYLSDLLMNRWFGISSFMILFFLGSVGAKLMNLNKVSLLRRFLFSASALIWGSVFFAFIFIKGYEDTFIYLGGQHGYYISEMFITNIGIPGTILLLLGSFLIIAIFTSKKTIPFLQRMFSLGWVKNRLKREGREDEVEVDQTEKEDIVIPRSKPVVEQPDEQPEMDDYEEFDTEAELLEAEGKENRKTEPEYQEEEVAGDDLVVTIAKGDDDPICEKTDEINTPESEDGEDAGFTVEVAAGNDETYDASALGTYDPRLDLSRYVFPTLDLLKAYDSGSMEINRDELAENQRLIKQALEDFNIKIASIKATVGPTVTLYEIVPEAGVRISKIKNLEDDIALSLSALQIRIIAPMPGKGTIGIEVPNKNPQTVSMQSVIASRRFVEGKYELPVAMGKTITNEVFMFDLCKTPHLLVAGATGQGKSVGLNAIITSLLYKKHPSELKFVMVDPKMVEFSIYSKIERHYLAKLPNAEKPIVTEPADAVATLNSLVIEMEDRYRLLVNANVRNIKEYNAKFIERRLNPQKGHRFLPYIVAVVDEFADLIAVAGREIELPISRIAAKARAVGIHMILATQRPDTKVITGTIKSNFPSRIAFKVASMIDSRTILDAPGANRLIGRGDMLIVVAGQEPVRVQCAFVDTPEVEDIVDYIGEQAGFQTAYLLPDYVPEGGEASTSGAVDLSDRDPLFDEAARLIVIQQQGSTSLIQRKFAIGYNRAGRLMDQLEAAGIVGPFEGSKARQVLVQDEYSLEQVLNALK, from the coding sequence ATGGCAAAGAAGACAACAACAAAGCAAAATCATACAGAGCCGAGCTGGTTCGCAGCCTTGAAGACTTTTTTTACAAATGAACGGACCCGTTTCATTACAGGTTTGATTATCTCTATACTAACCATTTACGTAGGGCTTGCCTTGATTTCGTTTTTCTTTACAGGAGCCGCCGATCAAAGTAAAATAGAGAATGTTCCTTTAGGGGATTTGTTGACCAATCGAGGATCGGTAGAAAATTGGACGGGCGTACGCGGGGCGTATTTGTCTGATCTATTGATGAACCGTTGGTTTGGCATCTCTTCTTTTATGATCCTCTTTTTCTTGGGATCGGTTGGGGCGAAACTCATGAATTTAAATAAAGTATCCTTGTTGAGACGTTTCTTGTTCAGTGCTTCGGCGTTGATCTGGGGATCTGTGTTTTTTGCTTTCATATTTATCAAGGGATATGAGGATACGTTTATTTATCTAGGCGGTCAACACGGATATTACATCTCGGAGATGTTTATTACCAATATCGGAATTCCCGGAACGATCTTGCTTTTATTAGGCTCATTCTTAATCATCGCTATTTTTACCAGTAAGAAGACTATTCCGTTCTTGCAGCGTATGTTCTCTTTAGGTTGGGTGAAAAATCGTTTGAAACGTGAAGGCCGAGAAGATGAGGTTGAAGTGGATCAGACGGAAAAAGAGGATATTGTAATTCCTCGCTCTAAGCCTGTCGTAGAGCAACCGGATGAACAACCGGAAATGGATGATTACGAAGAGTTTGATACGGAGGCTGAATTGTTGGAGGCCGAAGGGAAAGAAAACCGTAAAACAGAACCGGAATATCAGGAGGAAGAGGTCGCTGGTGATGATTTAGTAGTTACGATCGCTAAAGGTGACGACGATCCTATATGCGAAAAGACAGATGAGATAAATACCCCGGAATCAGAGGATGGGGAGGATGCTGGATTCACGGTGGAGGTTGCCGCCGGTAATGATGAAACCTACGATGCTTCGGCCTTGGGTACGTATGATCCCCGTTTGGATCTTTCCCGTTATGTATTTCCTACCTTGGACTTACTGAAAGCGTATGATAGTGGGAGCATGGAGATCAATCGGGACGAATTGGCAGAAAACCAACGCTTGATCAAGCAAGCCTTGGAAGATTTCAATATCAAGATCGCCTCGATCAAGGCAACAGTCGGACCTACGGTTACGCTTTATGAGATTGTACCCGAGGCGGGTGTCCGTATTTCTAAGATCAAGAACTTGGAGGATGATATCGCCTTGAGTTTATCCGCTTTGCAGATCCGTATTATCGCTCCGATGCCCGGAAAGGGAACGATCGGTATCGAGGTGCCGAATAAGAATCCTCAGACGGTATCGATGCAATCTGTTATCGCTTCACGCCGATTCGTTGAGGGTAAGTATGAGTTGCCTGTGGCGATGGGTAAGACGATTACGAACGAGGTGTTCATGTTCGATCTTTGTAAGACACCGCATCTATTGGTAGCCGGTGCTACGGGGCAAGGTAAGTCTGTCGGTCTAAATGCGATCATCACTTCCTTATTATATAAGAAGCATCCATCGGAGTTGAAATTCGTGATGGTAGACCCGAAAATGGTTGAGTTTAGTATCTATTCCAAGATAGAACGTCATTATCTGGCGAAACTTCCGAATGCGGAGAAGCCGATCGTTACGGAGCCAGCTGACGCTGTCGCTACATTGAACTCGTTGGTGATCGAGATGGAAGACCGGTACCGTTTACTGGTGAACGCGAATGTTCGTAATATAAAGGAATACAACGCTAAGTTTATCGAACGGCGGTTGAACCCGCAGAAGGGACATCGCTTCTTACCCTATATCGTGGCAGTGGTGGATGAGTTTGCCGACTTGATCGCAGTGGCCGGACGTGAGATCGAGTTGCCTATCTCTCGTATTGCGGCGAAGGCCCGTGCGGTAGGTATCCATATGATCTTGGCTACGCAACGCCCGGATACAAAGGTGATTACCGGTACGATCAAGAGTAACTTTCCGAGCCGTATTGCCTTTAAGGTTGCTTCTATGATCGATTCACGTACGATTCTGGATGCTCCGGGCGCTAACCGTTTGATCGGACGGGGCGATATGTTGATTGTCGTGGCGGGACAAGAGCCGGTTCGTGTGCAATGCGCTTTTGTAGATACGCCCGAGGTGGAGGATATCGTGGATTATATCGGTGAGCAGGCTGGCTTCCAAACCGCTTATCTGCTTCCGGACTATGTACCGGAAGGGGGGGAGGCATCGACTTCGGGAGCTGTCGATTTATCAGATCGAGACCCCTTATTTGATGAGGCGGCTCGCTTGATCGTGATTCAGCAACAAGGTTCTACTTCTTTGATCCAGCGTAAATTCGCTATCGGTTATAATCGTGCCGGACGTTTGATGGATCAATTGGAGGCTGCCGGTATTGTTGGCCCGTTTGAGGGAAGTAAGGCCCGTCAAGTATTGGTGCAAGATGAGTATTCGTTGGAGCAAGTATTAAATGCTTTGAAATAA
- a CDS encoding LolA family protein yields the protein MRREHKIRVWRCSAFVGLFLCFLLGLGVGAHAQNANDILRKAAAAYENSNGISASFTMFTRSAGQNAGESFEGTIQMKGDKFTLVTPEALTWFNGTTQWTYVERNDEVNVTNPTGEELQFTNPALLLNSYKKGFTAAYKGESTAPNGKATYDVELTPKKKGDIVKVELQIEKYSNFPARITVTSKNGVSSTIQISQLKTGINQPDRFFVFNEGDYPDVEVIDLR from the coding sequence ATGAGAAGAGAACATAAAATAAGAGTGTGGCGGTGTAGTGCGTTTGTCGGATTATTCTTGTGTTTCCTGTTGGGACTAGGAGTGGGGGCACATGCCCAGAACGCGAATGATATCTTGAGGAAGGCGGCCGCTGCTTATGAGAATTCAAATGGGATAAGTGCTTCTTTTACGATGTTTACCCGTTCTGCCGGTCAGAATGCGGGAGAGAGTTTTGAGGGAACCATCCAGATGAAAGGTGATAAGTTTACATTAGTTACGCCGGAGGCGCTTACTTGGTTTAATGGTACGACGCAATGGACGTATGTGGAACGGAACGATGAGGTGAATGTGACGAATCCTACGGGAGAGGAGTTGCAATTTACAAATCCCGCTCTTTTATTAAATAGTTATAAGAAGGGATTCACGGCGGCTTATAAAGGCGAGAGTACGGCACCGAACGGAAAAGCCACTTACGATGTGGAATTGACACCGAAGAAAAAAGGGGATATCGTGAAAGTGGAGTTGCAAATCGAGAAATATTCAAATTTCCCGGCTCGTATCACGGTTACTTCTAAAAACGGCGTTAGCAGTACGATCCAGATCAGCCAATTGAAAACAGGTATAAACCAACCAGATCGTTTTTTTGTTTTTAACGAAGGGGATTATCCGGACGTAGAGGTGATAGACCTTCGATAA
- the trxB gene encoding thioredoxin-disulfide reductase, producing the protein MSDSVNEKVRCLIIGSGPAGYTAAIYASRANLSPVLYEGIQPGGQLTTTTEVENFPGYPDGITGPELMEDLKKQAVRFGADIRFGIATAADLGEAPYKITIDGEKVIETETLIIATGASAKYLGLPDEHKYAGMGVSACATCDGFFYRKKTVAVVGGGDTACEEAIYLAGLAKQVYLIVRKPYLRASKVMQERVFKTPNITVLFEHNTLGLFGENGVEGAHLVKRMGEPDEEKVDIAIDGFFLAIGHKPNSDIFKPWVDTDEVGYIVTVPGTPRTKVPGVFAAGDVADPHYRQAITAAGSGCKAAIEAERYLSEIGK; encoded by the coding sequence ATGAGCGATTCAGTGAATGAGAAAGTACGTTGCCTTATTATAGGCTCGGGTCCAGCAGGTTATACGGCAGCGATTTATGCTTCCCGTGCAAATTTATCTCCGGTGCTTTATGAAGGAATACAGCCGGGGGGACAATTAACGACAACTACGGAGGTGGAGAATTTCCCGGGATATCCGGACGGTATAACCGGTCCTGAGTTAATGGAAGATTTAAAAAAACAAGCCGTCCGTTTTGGTGCGGATATCCGTTTCGGTATCGCTACCGCCGCTGATTTGGGTGAGGCTCCTTATAAAATTACGATTGATGGCGAGAAAGTGATCGAGACGGAGACTTTGATTATCGCTACGGGTGCTTCCGCGAAGTATCTGGGTCTTCCGGATGAACATAAGTATGCGGGTATGGGTGTATCCGCTTGTGCTACTTGCGATGGTTTCTTCTATCGTAAAAAGACGGTAGCGGTAGTGGGTGGTGGAGATACGGCCTGTGAGGAAGCGATTTACTTGGCTGGTTTGGCGAAGCAGGTTTACTTGATCGTGCGTAAACCCTATTTGCGTGCTTCAAAAGTAATGCAAGAACGTGTCTTCAAAACTCCGAATATCACGGTACTTTTCGAGCATAATACCTTAGGTTTGTTTGGAGAGAATGGCGTGGAGGGTGCTCATTTGGTAAAACGTATGGGAGAGCCGGATGAGGAGAAAGTGGATATCGCCATCGATGGTTTCTTCTTGGCGATTGGTCATAAACCCAATTCGGACATCTTCAAGCCATGGGTAGATACGGATGAGGTTGGTTATATCGTGACGGTTCCGGGAACTCCCCGCACGAAAGTTCCGGGTGTATTTGCCGCCGGAGATGTCGCTGATCCCCATTATCGTCAAGCTATTACCGCTGCGGGAAGTGGTTGTAAGGCAGCTATTGAGGCCGAACGTTATTTATCAGAGATCGGAAAATAA